In Coturnix japonica isolate 7356 chromosome 9, Coturnix japonica 2.1, whole genome shotgun sequence, a single window of DNA contains:
- the SLC12A9 gene encoding solute carrier family 12 member 9, translating to MASSERSALLTYRLCGGSGEDERGRERGRAAAAATPRKLPTFLGVVVPTLLSMFSVVLFLRLGFVVGHAGLYQALAMFAVAYFIIGMTVLSVCAIATNGALDAGGAYYMISRALGPEFGGSIGIMFFLANVCGSALYVLGLVEAVVDSFGIPPGQEVGSGIHVLPQSYWYELLYGTILLALCLVVCLVGASIYAKATFLIFLIVAGVLGTILVSFFATRPLGVPIRMPYLNSTETENGSFTGFSLATLRENLGGGYGVDYTTGQMMSFSTVFAVMFNGCTGIMAGSNMSGDLKRPSYSIPRGTISAVLFTYLVYNLLAFLMCATCNRTLLQKDYGFLRDISIFPPLVTVGIYAATLSAAMSNLIGASRILYALARDDLFGRALALAKKTSASGNPIMAVILSWLVVQLVLFSGKLNTIAGVVTTFFLLVYATVNLACLALEWASAPNFRPTFRYFTWHTCLLGIAGCCVMMFLISPVSASASLGFLLILLLALHYLSPSSTWGYISQALIFHQVRKYLLMLDVRKDHVKFWRPQMLLMVQNPRGSARLIDFVNDLKKSGLYVLGHVELQDLDTLPSDPLQPQQDSWLSLVDKLNVKAFISLTLAPSVRHGVRQLLFTSGLGGMRPNTLVLGFYDDAAPQDSLAQHPAFTSSREELPLGFPPLRAATAPKLLSPREYVGIVADALKMLRNVLLVRNLESLDKVWELRRAASPPPSIHVWPVNLLRPDSARYADTCSLFLLQMACVLNMARAWRRARLRLFLCVEAGAMPHAQEDKLRQLLKDLRIQAQIQLVPWDGVVRLHWQAPRGPPGGPAHTEDEEEAVNFPPNTTQVSDEYVRAANKMVLEQGPAPAVRFLYLPRPPADTGLYPLYLRQLELLTRDLGPTVLVHGVSAVTSTQL from the exons ATGGCGAGCTCGGAGCGCAGCGCGCTGCTCACCTACCGGCTGTGCGGAGGATCCGGAGAAGACGAGCGGGGCCGGGAACGTGGccgggccgccgccgccgccacccCCCGCAAGCTGCCCACGTTCCTGGGCGTAGTGGTGCCCACGCTGCTCTCCATGTTCAGCGTCGTCCTTTTCCTGCGTCTCG GGTTCGTGGTGGGCCATGCTGGCTTGTACCAAGCTCTGGCCATGTTTGCGGTAGCCTACTTTATCATCGGCATGACGGTGCTGTCGGTGTGTGCCATTGCCACCAATGGGGCACTGGATGCTGGAGGAGCCTATT ACATGATCAGTCGTGCACTGGGCCCGGAGTTTGGGGGCAGCATTGGTATCATGTTTTTCCTGGCCAATGTGTGTGGCAGTGCCCTCTACGTGCTGGGGCTGGTGGAGGCAGTGGTGGACAGCTTCGGGATCCCGCCAG GGCAGGAAGTGGGTTCAGGCATCCACGTCCTCCCTCAGAGCTATTGGTATGAGCTGCTCTACGGCACCATCCTGCTGGCCCTGTGCCTCGTCGTGTGCCTGGTGGGTGCCTCCATCTATGCCAAAGCCaccttcctcatcttcctcatcGTGGCGGGTGTGCTGGGCACCATCCTCGTCAGCTTCTTTGCCACGCGGCCCCTCGGTGTGCCCATCCGCATGCCGTACCTCAACAGCACGGAGACTGAGAACGGCAGCTTCACGGGCTTCTCACTTGCCACTCTGCGAGAAAACCTGGGCG GTGGGTACGGAGTGGACTACACCACGGGGCAGATGATGAGTTTCAGCACTGTCTTCGCAGTGATGTTCAATGGCTGCACTGGCATCATGGCAGGCTCCAACATGTCAG GGGACTTGAAACGCCCGAGCTACTCCATCCCACGGGGCAccatctctgctgtgctcttcaCCTACCTCGTCTACAACCTGCTGGCTTTCCTCATGTGTGCCACCTGCAACAG GACCCTCCTGCAGAAAGATTATGGCTTCCTGCGTGACATCAGTATCTTCCCACCTCTGGTGACAGTGGGCATCTACGCTGCCACGCTCTCCGCAGCCATGAGCAACCTCATCGGGGCATCCCGCATCCTTTATGCTCTGGCACGGGATGATCTCTTTG GCCGGGCGCTGGCGCTTGCCAAGAAGACATCTGCAAGTGGGAACCCCATCATGGCAGTCATCCTCTCCTGGCTGGTGGTGCAG ctggtgCTCTTCTCTGGGAAGCTCAACACCATTGCAGGGGTTGTCACTACCTTCTTCCTGTTGGTCTATGCCACTGTCAACCTGGCCTGCCTGGCATTGGAGTGGGCATCGGCCCCCAACTTCAG ACCCACCTTTCGCTACTTCACCTGGCACACGTGCCTGCTGGGCATTGCTGGCTGCTGTGTCATGATGTTCCTCATCAGCCCCGTGTCGGCCTCGGCAAGTCTGGgcttcctcctcatcctcctccttgcCCTCCACTACctctctcccagcagcacatgggGCTATATCAGCCAGGCTCTCATCTTCCACCAG GTGCGGAAGTACTTGTTGATGCTGGATGTGCGGAAGGACCATGTCAAGTTCTGGCGCCCACAGATGCTGCTGATGGTGCAGAACCCGAGGGGCAGTGCCCGCCTCATTGATTTTGTCAATGACCTCAAGAAGAGTGGCCTTTATGTCCTGGGCCATGTGGAGCTACAAGACTTAG ACACACTCCCCTCAgacccactgcagccccagcaggacTCATGGCTGAGCTTGGTGGACAAGCTGAATGTCAAGGCCTTCATCAGCCTCACCCTCGCACCCTCAGTGCGGCACGGCGTCCGGCAGCTCCTCTTCACCTCTGGCCTTG GCGGCATGCGCCCCAACACACTGGTGCTGGGCTTCTACGATGACGCAGCACCACAGGACAGCCTGGCCCAGCACCCTGCGTTCACCAGCAGCCGTGAGGAGCTGCCCCTGGGCTTCCCCCCATTGCGGGCCGCCACTGCCCCCAAGCTGCTGTCTCCACGCGAGTACGTAGGCATCGTGGCTGACGCCCTGAAGATGCTCCGCAACGTCCTGCTGGTCCGGAACCTGGAGAGCCTGGACAAGGTGTGGGAGCTGCGCCGGGCCGCCAGCCCTCCACCTTCCATCCATGTTTGGCCCGTCAACCTGCTGCGGCCTGACAGCGCCCGCTACGCCGACACGTGCagccttttcctgctgcagatggCCTGCGTGCTCAACATGGCCCGGGCCTGGCGCCGGGCCCGCCTGCGCCTCTTCCTTTGCGTGGAGGCAGGCGCCATGCCCCACGCGCAGGAGGACAAGCTGCGCCAGCTCCTCAAGGACCTGCGCATCCAGGCCCAGATCCAGCTGGTGCCGTGGGACGGGGTGGTCCGCCTGCACTGGCAGGCCCCACGGGGACCCCCAGGTGGCCCGGCACACACTGAGGACGAAGAGGAGGCGGTGAACTTCCCACCCAACACCACCCAAGTGTCGGATGAGTATGTCCGTGCCGCCAACAAGatggtgctggagcagggccCGGCGCCTGCCGTCCGCTTCCTCTATTTGCCTCGGCCTCCAGCTGACACAGGGCTGTACCCCCTGTACCTGcggcagctggagctgctcaccCGTGACCTTGGCCCTACTGTGCTGGTGCACGGGGTGAGTGCTGTCACCAGCACGCAGCTGTAG
- the PRSS56 gene encoding serine protease 56 isoform X1 has protein sequence MPGRCGSRADPPTNSTAPRGRIMGGSEARRGAWPWLVSVRLHGELVCGGVLVSHAWALTAAHCFNGNQNELAWTVVVGDYELGKVDPGERAVPVRRIVPHPKFNPKTFHGDLALLELAEPLAPLGTVSPVCLPSGTTEPSPGTPCHIAGWGSLYEEGPSAEVVMEAQVPLLSQETCRAALGRELLTSTMFCAGYLSGGIDSCQGDSGGPLVCQDPSSQDFVLYGITSWGDGCGERGKPGVYTRVAAFADWLSLQMDPVPGSREPSCFDLLALSQLPPEQQPLERTRLCSFYVGSCRASPSRASCTHLADETCRARMRRCELHSYAQTLVGLLRQAGDFIRNQLDFSFLTRTLPQLLGKIYGHLFPVRVRRDAPDSAMTEHSASEGPTRPPHRQLPTFREIFGSVGPRLQDWVQALRTTAGGSTQVPTPDREQFPEETWLFLQQGEELVEELVGQGRAFLTQLRAELDLDTPLEAMQAPGEPTGELIENPVLNRSVPREKRELVPTMPGLEEEGEEGGTGRGKHPSAPVLCDAMGMVTNPAPALHPSPGVRCRSVPHTPPDTHPPSLSYFPPAAACPGLNASALRVGVVQELYAWVLQVPEPDLAMTFQEILVDLSSKNTKGLYRAQVRATVGGRPTAFAGLVGLESDSLARSMPGLVALALEALKT, from the exons ATGCCAG GGCGCTGCGGGAGCAGGGCGGACCCCCCCACCAACAGCACAGCCCCACGAGGACGCATCATGGGCGGCAGTGAGGCTCGGCGTGGGGCTTGGCCGTGGCTGGTGTCGGTGCGGCTGCACGGGGAGCTGGTGTGCGGTGGGGTGCTGGTGAGCCACGCGTGGGCACTCACTGCCGCCCACTGCTTCAACGG GAACCAGAATGAGTTGGCGTGGACGGTGGTGGTGGGTGACTATGAACTGGGCAAGGTGGACCCCGGGGAGCGGGCAGTGCCCGTGCGGCGCATCGTGCCTCACCCCAAG TTCAACCCCAAGACGTTTCATGGGGATCTGGcgctgctggagctggcagagccACTGGCTCCGTTGGGCACCGTGAGCCCCGTGTGCCTGCCCAGCGGTACCACCGAGCCCAGCCCCGGCACCCCCTGCCACATCGCAGGGTGGGGGTCCCTGTATGAAG AGGGGCCATCAGCCGAGGTGGTGATGGAGGCACAGGTGCCTCTGCTCAGCCAGGAGACGTGCCgtgcagccctgggcagagaGCTGCTCACCAGCACCATGTTCTGTGCCGGGTATCTGTCCGGGGGCATCGATTCCTGCCAG GGTGACTCGGGTGGTCCGCTGGTGTGCCAGGACCCCTCCTCACAGGACTTTGTCCTCTATGGCATCACCTCGTGGGGTGACGGCTGTGGTGAGCGGGGAAAACCGGGTGTCTACACTCGTGTGGCTGCCTTTGCCGACTGGCTCAGCCTGCAGATGGACC CTGTTCCTGGCAGCCGGGAACCAAGCTGCTTTGACCTGCTGGCCCTGTCCCAGCTGCCCCCCGAGCAGCAGCCTCTCGAGCGTACCCGTCTCTGCTCCTTCTATGTGGGGTCCTGCCGGGCCTCCCCAAGCCGAGCCAGCTGCACCCACCTTGCTGATGAGACTTGTCGTGCCCGGATGAGGCGATGTG AGCTGCACTCCTATGCCCAGACCCTGGTGGGTCTCCTGCGCCAGGCTGGGGACTTCATCCGAAATCAGCTCGACTTCTCCTTCCTCACCCGCACCTTGCCCCAGCTCCTGGGCAAGATCTACGGGCACCTCTTCCCTGTCCGCGTCCGTAGGGATGCCCCAG ACTCAGCGATGACCGAGCACTCTGCATCTGAGGGACCCACGAGACCCCCCCACAG GCAGCTGCCCACCTTCAGGGAGATTTTTGGGTCCGTGGGACCACGGCTGCAGGACTGGGTGCAGGCTCTGAGGACCACAGCGGGGGGCAGCACCCAGGTACCCACCCCAGACAGGGAGCAGTTCCCTGAGGAGACATGGCTCTTCTTACAG cagggtgAGGAGCTGGTGGAGGAGCTGGTGGGACAGGGCAGAGCCTTCCTCACCCAGCTCAGGGCAGAGCTGGACCTTGACACCCCCTTGGAGGCTATGCAGGCACCCGGAGAGCCAACTGGAGAGCTAATCGAGAACCCTGTGCTGAACC GGTCAGTGCCAAGGGAGAAACGAGAGCTGGTGCCCACAATGccagggctggaggaggagggggaggagggaggcacAGGCAGAGGTAAGCACCCTTCAGCACCTGTGCTATGTGATGCTATGGGGATGGTGACAAatccagccccagcactgcaccccAGCCCTGGGGTGCGCTGCAGATCAGTGCCCCACACACCCCCTGACACCCACCCTCCATCTCTCTCCTATTTCCCCCCAGCTGCAGCTTGCCCTGGCCTCAATGCCTCCGCACTGCGGGTTGGCGTGGTGCAGGAGCTCTACGCCTGGGTGCTGCAGGTCCCAGAGCCAGACCTGGCCATGACCTTCCAGGAG ATCCTGGTGGACCTGAGCTCCAAAAACACCAAGGGGCTGTACCGGGCGCAGGTACGGGCCACAGTGGGCGGCCGGCCCACAGCTTTTGCTGGGCTGGTGGGGCTGGAGAGCGACTCGCTGGCACGCAGCATGCCCGGCCTCGTGGCCTTGGCACTTGAGGCTCTGAAAACATAG
- the PRSS56 gene encoding serine protease 56 isoform X2, translated as MPGRCGSRADPPTNSTAPRGRIMGGSEARRGAWPWLVSVRLHGELVCGGVLVSHAWALTAAHCFNGNQNELAWTVVVGDYELGKVDPGERAVPVRRIVPHPKFNPKTFHGDLALLELAEPLAPLGTVSPVCLPSGTTEPSPGTPCHIAGWGSLYEEGPSAEVVMEAQVPLLSQETCRAALGRELLTSTMFCAGYLSGGIDSCQGDSGGPLVCQDPSSQDFVLYGITSWGDGCGERGKPGVYTRVAAFADWLSLQMDPVPGSREPSCFDLLALSQLPPEQQPLERTRLCSFYVGSCRASPSRASCTHLADETCRARMRRCELHSYAQTLVGLLRQAGDFIRNQLDFSFLTRTLPQLLGKIYGHLFPVRVRRDAPDSAMTEHSASEGPTRPPHRQLPTFREIFGSVGPRLQDWVQALRTTAGGSTQVPTPDREQFPEETWLFLQQGEELVEELVGQGRAFLTQLRAELDLDTPLEAMQAPGEPTGELIENPVLNRSVPREKRELVPTMPGLEEEGEEGGTGRAAACPGLNASALRVGVVQELYAWVLQVPEPDLAMTFQEILVDLSSKNTKGLYRAQVRATVGGRPTAFAGLVGLESDSLARSMPGLVALALEALKT; from the exons ATGCCAG GGCGCTGCGGGAGCAGGGCGGACCCCCCCACCAACAGCACAGCCCCACGAGGACGCATCATGGGCGGCAGTGAGGCTCGGCGTGGGGCTTGGCCGTGGCTGGTGTCGGTGCGGCTGCACGGGGAGCTGGTGTGCGGTGGGGTGCTGGTGAGCCACGCGTGGGCACTCACTGCCGCCCACTGCTTCAACGG GAACCAGAATGAGTTGGCGTGGACGGTGGTGGTGGGTGACTATGAACTGGGCAAGGTGGACCCCGGGGAGCGGGCAGTGCCCGTGCGGCGCATCGTGCCTCACCCCAAG TTCAACCCCAAGACGTTTCATGGGGATCTGGcgctgctggagctggcagagccACTGGCTCCGTTGGGCACCGTGAGCCCCGTGTGCCTGCCCAGCGGTACCACCGAGCCCAGCCCCGGCACCCCCTGCCACATCGCAGGGTGGGGGTCCCTGTATGAAG AGGGGCCATCAGCCGAGGTGGTGATGGAGGCACAGGTGCCTCTGCTCAGCCAGGAGACGTGCCgtgcagccctgggcagagaGCTGCTCACCAGCACCATGTTCTGTGCCGGGTATCTGTCCGGGGGCATCGATTCCTGCCAG GGTGACTCGGGTGGTCCGCTGGTGTGCCAGGACCCCTCCTCACAGGACTTTGTCCTCTATGGCATCACCTCGTGGGGTGACGGCTGTGGTGAGCGGGGAAAACCGGGTGTCTACACTCGTGTGGCTGCCTTTGCCGACTGGCTCAGCCTGCAGATGGACC CTGTTCCTGGCAGCCGGGAACCAAGCTGCTTTGACCTGCTGGCCCTGTCCCAGCTGCCCCCCGAGCAGCAGCCTCTCGAGCGTACCCGTCTCTGCTCCTTCTATGTGGGGTCCTGCCGGGCCTCCCCAAGCCGAGCCAGCTGCACCCACCTTGCTGATGAGACTTGTCGTGCCCGGATGAGGCGATGTG AGCTGCACTCCTATGCCCAGACCCTGGTGGGTCTCCTGCGCCAGGCTGGGGACTTCATCCGAAATCAGCTCGACTTCTCCTTCCTCACCCGCACCTTGCCCCAGCTCCTGGGCAAGATCTACGGGCACCTCTTCCCTGTCCGCGTCCGTAGGGATGCCCCAG ACTCAGCGATGACCGAGCACTCTGCATCTGAGGGACCCACGAGACCCCCCCACAG GCAGCTGCCCACCTTCAGGGAGATTTTTGGGTCCGTGGGACCACGGCTGCAGGACTGGGTGCAGGCTCTGAGGACCACAGCGGGGGGCAGCACCCAGGTACCCACCCCAGACAGGGAGCAGTTCCCTGAGGAGACATGGCTCTTCTTACAG cagggtgAGGAGCTGGTGGAGGAGCTGGTGGGACAGGGCAGAGCCTTCCTCACCCAGCTCAGGGCAGAGCTGGACCTTGACACCCCCTTGGAGGCTATGCAGGCACCCGGAGAGCCAACTGGAGAGCTAATCGAGAACCCTGTGCTGAACC GGTCAGTGCCAAGGGAGAAACGAGAGCTGGTGCCCACAATGccagggctggaggaggagggggaggagggaggcacAGGCAGAG CTGCAGCTTGCCCTGGCCTCAATGCCTCCGCACTGCGGGTTGGCGTGGTGCAGGAGCTCTACGCCTGGGTGCTGCAGGTCCCAGAGCCAGACCTGGCCATGACCTTCCAGGAG ATCCTGGTGGACCTGAGCTCCAAAAACACCAAGGGGCTGTACCGGGCGCAGGTACGGGCCACAGTGGGCGGCCGGCCCACAGCTTTTGCTGGGCTGGTGGGGCTGGAGAGCGACTCGCTGGCACGCAGCATGCCCGGCCTCGTGGCCTTGGCACTTGAGGCTCTGAAAACATAG
- the CHRND gene encoding acetylcholine receptor subunit delta isoform X2 — MAVLLALFGALVLSGGLCINQEERLIHHLFEERGYNKEVRPVASADEVVDIYLALTLSNLISLKEVDETLTTNVWVEQSWTDYRLQWNTSEFGGVSVLRLLPEMLWLPEIVLENNNDGLFEVAYYCNVLVYNTGYVYWLPPAIFRSACPINVNFFPFDWQNCTLRFSSLAYNAQEISMHLKEESDPETEKYYRVEWIVIDPEGFTENGEWEIIHRPARKNIHPSYPTDSSEHQDITFYLIIKRKPLFYVINIVIPCVLIAFMAILVFYLPADSGEKMTLVISVLLAQSVFLLLVSQRLPATSLAIPLIGKYLLFIMLLVTAVVVICVVVLNFHFRTPSTHIMSDWVKEVFLEFLPPLLRMSHPAESPAGAPCIRRCSSAGYIAKAEEYYSVKSRSELMFEKQSERHGLASRVTPARFAPAATSEEQLYDHLKPTLDEANFIVKHMKEKNSYNEEKDNWNRVARTLDRLCLFLVTPMLVVGTLWIFLMGIYNHPPPLPFSGDPFDYREENKRYI, encoded by the exons atggcagtgctgctggccttGTTTGGGGCACTGGTGCTGTcag GTGGGCTCTGCATTAACCAGGAAGAGCGGCTCATTCATCACCTCTTTGAGGAGAGAGGCTACAACAAGGAGGTGCGCCCCGTTGCCTCTGCTGATGAGGTTGTGGATATCTACCTGGCCCTCACCCTCTCCAACCTCATCTCACTG AAAGAGGTGGACGAGACACTCACCACCAACGTATGGGTCGAACAA AGCTGGACTGATTACCGCCTGCAGTGGAACACATCTGAGTTTGGGGGCGTCAGCGTGCTCCGCCTGCTGCCAGAGATGCTGTGGCTACCTGAGATAGTCCTGGAGAACAA CAATGACGGGCTCTTTGAAGTCGCCTACTACTGCAACGTGCTGGTCTACAACACCGGCTATGTCTACTGGCTGCCCCCTGCCATCTTCCGTAGCGCCTGCCCCATCAACGTCAACTTCTTCCCCTTTGACTGGCAGAACTGCACCCTCAGATTCAG CTCACTGGCATACAATGCACAGGAGATCAGCATGCACCTGAAGGAGGAGAGTGACCCAGAGACTGAAAAGTATTACCGAGTGGAGTGGATCGTCATTGACCCTGAAGGCTTCACGG AAAATGGCGAATGGGAAATCATCCACCGCCCAGCCCGCAAGAACATCCACCCCAGCTACCCCACTGATAGCAGCGAGCACCAGGACATCACCTTCTACCTCATCATCAAGCGCAAGCCACTCTTCTATGTCATCAACATCGTCATACCCTGCGTCCTCATTGCCTTTATGGCCATCCTTGTCTTCTACCTGCCTGCTGACA GTGGTGAGAAGATGACTCTGGTGATCTCAGTGCTCCTGGCCCAATCTGTCTTCCTCCTGCTGGTCTCCCAGCGCCTACCTGCCACCTCCCTCGCCATCCCCCTCATTGGCAA GTACCTCCTGTTCATCATGCTGCTGGTGACGGCTGTGGTGGTGATCTGCGTCGTGGTCCTCAACTTCCATTTCCGCACCCCCAGCACTCACATCATGTCTGATTGGGTCAAAGAG GTGTTCCTGGAGTTCCTGCCCCCCTTGCTGCGTATGTCACACCCAGCTGAGAGCCCAGCAGGTGCCCCATGCATCCGGCGCTGCAGCTCAGCCGGGTACATCGCCAAGGCAGAGGAGTACTACAGTGTCAAGTCCCGCAGCGAGCTCATGTTTGAGAAGCAGTCAGAGAGGCACGGGCTGGCCAGCCGTGTCACCCCTGCTC GCTTTGCACCAGCAGCCACGAGCGAGGAGCAGCTCTACGATCACCTGAAACCTACCTTGGATGAGGCCAACTTCATTGTCAAGCatatgaaggagaaaaacagctaCAATGAG GAGAAGGACAACTGGAACCGCGTGGCGCGCACCCTGGACCGCCTCTGCCTGTTCCTCGTCACCCCCATGCTGGTGGTGGGCACGCTCTGGATCTTCCTCATGGGCATCTACAATCACCCACCaccactgcccttctctggagacCCCTTTGACTACCGGGAGGAGAACAAGCGCTACATATAG
- the CHRND gene encoding acetylcholine receptor subunit delta isoform X1, with product MALYPCVCISLCSASMHAHVSPYVCHSCAHTPHLGAHLPALAWHQHAVHPHPLSASVHPLCLTLSPPGGLCINQEERLIHHLFEERGYNKEVRPVASADEVVDIYLALTLSNLISLKEVDETLTTNVWVEQSWTDYRLQWNTSEFGGVSVLRLLPEMLWLPEIVLENNNDGLFEVAYYCNVLVYNTGYVYWLPPAIFRSACPINVNFFPFDWQNCTLRFSSLAYNAQEISMHLKEESDPETEKYYRVEWIVIDPEGFTENGEWEIIHRPARKNIHPSYPTDSSEHQDITFYLIIKRKPLFYVINIVIPCVLIAFMAILVFYLPADSGEKMTLVISVLLAQSVFLLLVSQRLPATSLAIPLIGKYLLFIMLLVTAVVVICVVVLNFHFRTPSTHIMSDWVKEVFLEFLPPLLRMSHPAESPAGAPCIRRCSSAGYIAKAEEYYSVKSRSELMFEKQSERHGLASRVTPARFAPAATSEEQLYDHLKPTLDEANFIVKHMKEKNSYNEEKDNWNRVARTLDRLCLFLVTPMLVVGTLWIFLMGIYNHPPPLPFSGDPFDYREENKRYI from the exons ATGGCTCTGTATCCTTGTGTTTGTATATCTCTGTGTTCTGCGTCAATGCATGCCCATGTGTCCCCATATGTGTGCCATTCCTGTGCCCATACACCACATCTCGGTGCCCACCTCCCTGCTCTTGCATGGCATCAACACGCTGTGCACCCACACCCTCTGTCTGCCTCTGTCCACCCCCTCTGCCTGACCTTGAGCCCTCCAGGTGGGCTCTGCATTAACCAGGAAGAGCGGCTCATTCATCACCTCTTTGAGGAGAGAGGCTACAACAAGGAGGTGCGCCCCGTTGCCTCTGCTGATGAGGTTGTGGATATCTACCTGGCCCTCACCCTCTCCAACCTCATCTCACTG AAAGAGGTGGACGAGACACTCACCACCAACGTATGGGTCGAACAA AGCTGGACTGATTACCGCCTGCAGTGGAACACATCTGAGTTTGGGGGCGTCAGCGTGCTCCGCCTGCTGCCAGAGATGCTGTGGCTACCTGAGATAGTCCTGGAGAACAA CAATGACGGGCTCTTTGAAGTCGCCTACTACTGCAACGTGCTGGTCTACAACACCGGCTATGTCTACTGGCTGCCCCCTGCCATCTTCCGTAGCGCCTGCCCCATCAACGTCAACTTCTTCCCCTTTGACTGGCAGAACTGCACCCTCAGATTCAG CTCACTGGCATACAATGCACAGGAGATCAGCATGCACCTGAAGGAGGAGAGTGACCCAGAGACTGAAAAGTATTACCGAGTGGAGTGGATCGTCATTGACCCTGAAGGCTTCACGG AAAATGGCGAATGGGAAATCATCCACCGCCCAGCCCGCAAGAACATCCACCCCAGCTACCCCACTGATAGCAGCGAGCACCAGGACATCACCTTCTACCTCATCATCAAGCGCAAGCCACTCTTCTATGTCATCAACATCGTCATACCCTGCGTCCTCATTGCCTTTATGGCCATCCTTGTCTTCTACCTGCCTGCTGACA GTGGTGAGAAGATGACTCTGGTGATCTCAGTGCTCCTGGCCCAATCTGTCTTCCTCCTGCTGGTCTCCCAGCGCCTACCTGCCACCTCCCTCGCCATCCCCCTCATTGGCAA GTACCTCCTGTTCATCATGCTGCTGGTGACGGCTGTGGTGGTGATCTGCGTCGTGGTCCTCAACTTCCATTTCCGCACCCCCAGCACTCACATCATGTCTGATTGGGTCAAAGAG GTGTTCCTGGAGTTCCTGCCCCCCTTGCTGCGTATGTCACACCCAGCTGAGAGCCCAGCAGGTGCCCCATGCATCCGGCGCTGCAGCTCAGCCGGGTACATCGCCAAGGCAGAGGAGTACTACAGTGTCAAGTCCCGCAGCGAGCTCATGTTTGAGAAGCAGTCAGAGAGGCACGGGCTGGCCAGCCGTGTCACCCCTGCTC GCTTTGCACCAGCAGCCACGAGCGAGGAGCAGCTCTACGATCACCTGAAACCTACCTTGGATGAGGCCAACTTCATTGTCAAGCatatgaaggagaaaaacagctaCAATGAG GAGAAGGACAACTGGAACCGCGTGGCGCGCACCCTGGACCGCCTCTGCCTGTTCCTCGTCACCCCCATGCTGGTGGTGGGCACGCTCTGGATCTTCCTCATGGGCATCTACAATCACCCACCaccactgcccttctctggagacCCCTTTGACTACCGGGAGGAGAACAAGCGCTACATATAG